GACCCAACCAAACGAGAGAGACAGGTACGTCACGGCTACCAAAATATCCACAAATACGGGCGTCAACGAAAACAGCACGTACTCAAAGAATGAGTTAATTGCAGAGCCGCGATCCAATGTACGGATCAGCTCGCccgtcttgcgcttggtGTGGAATGACATGGACAGGTTTAGCACGCGATCGAACATGAGCATGCTCATGTTCATGTCGGAGTACCATGCCAATGGATACCACAAAAGATTTTGTGCGACTTGCAAGAGGCCACCGGACCCTTGGAAGAGCCTCAGGGCCAAGTATACAAAAATAAAGCCCCACGGCGATTTGTTTGTGCTCAGCCTTTCTACTATGCGACCAAGCGCAATGGGAACAAATAGGTTTACCACACGCGCAAGTACAAGCAGTGCAAAACACGAAAATGCAATgagctgcaggcgcagcgaggTGGTCGGCCAAAGGTATGGAACGAGCACCTTGATCCTGTGAAGAAGTAACCAAAAGGACGGCTCCGATGCACtgggcgtcggcggcgACTCGGATGGGGAGCTCAAAGGCGCTACAGCTTCATCCATAGGTAGCGTATTGCCCATAGTagcgcgccatgcggtGTAAAGTACACCAGGATACAACACTGctgtgcgcacggcaagcacgcACTGCTGTGCAATCTCCCAGTACGTTTGTGGTGTGGTTAATGTACACCCCAAAGCAACCTCGATGCCCAAAGAAATGAGAGCCGCAATCGCACCAGCTTTGCTCCTTTTTGACTGCGCACGCGACGAGGCTAGATTCTCCATCGCAACGAGTACCCACGCAATCAAACCGCCCAGGTCTTGCATCTGCAGCATCGCCCATTGTGGCGCGCTAGGGAGCCATGTATTTGGCGGTACAGcagcctgcagcgcaataAGTACGCCAGATATGAAAAACGTCGCTGCGATCACGACCGCCAAGCGCGTAAGATGCTTGTTGTACCCCGCACTGGGCGCAACGACGGGCGTTGGCAAGACCAATGGCTCTTCCAGTCGGatcgcgccgccacgcACATGTGCTACAATTCTATGCAGTGGATAGCACGGCGAGAAAATAAGCAGCACGCCCAACACTGCGAGGGGCTGTGCAATACGCAACGCGCTTCCTTCTTCCAGCAGCATCGCGAGACAAATCGGCACGCCGACCTGCACGTGAAACTATCGAGTGGAGGCTTGCTCGAGGTGCTCAGTGCACGAATGACCCCGAAGACGATGCAGAGTCTTTTGCGCGGTCCGACGCGCGTGTTTGGGCAACATATACGCATGCTAACTACGATTCCAAAACTTGATCCAGTGCGTGTGCGGAGAAGCCTGCTGTATGTACCAGGGAGCTCGGAGAAAATGGTGATCAAGAGCAAGCACTTGCACCCGGATACGCTGGTGTTTGACCTAGAAGATAGCGTTGCTGGCCATCGTaaaagcgccgctcgtcgTATAGTATTCCAGGCGCTTCAAGATGCTCCGGAACGCAGTCCGGAGCTGTGCGTACGTATTAATCCCCCGTCCGAGGACCAGTCGCTCGCGGCGTCAGACCTGGACGTGATTATGCAAAGCGGCCGCCTGCAGGCAATCCTCATCCCCAAAGTCGAGAGTGCCGAGGATGTTGTGTTTGTGGTAAACAAAATTTCCGAGTCAAAGCCAGCGTATGTACCGCCGTTGGCTGTGATAGTATCGGTCGAGAGCGCACATTCGCTGTGCAACTTGCCAGAAATTattgcagcgtcgcaaaAACATATCGAGACGCACCTCTCAGACGGAATAGTCAAGATTGCAGCTGTTCTCTTCGCCAGCGAGGATTATTGTGCGACGACTGGTGTGAAGCGAACGCTGAGTCGCAAAGGATTGTGGTACCCACGCGCAGCTATGGTGACTACTGCAAAGGGCATGGGCCTGGAAGCAATTGTGCGTATAAAGCATGGTATTAACACTAGGACATGGTATGCATTGACTACAAGAAGCAAGAGTATCTTCTTGAGGAGTGCGAGGAAGGCGCAGAGTTCGGATTCGACGGAAAGCAGGCCATACATCCAGCACAAATCGCCACAATTAACGCAGTGTTTTCCCCCACAAAGCAAGGTATGCGGAAGGATGCGCTTACTGTAGAAATCGAACAGGCCAAGGCAATCCATTTGGCATACACCGAGGCTGTGGAACACCAAAACAAGGGCGCTACAACTCTCACGCATGAAAACCGCGAAATTATGATCGATGCACCAATGGTGCAGCAGGCAAGAAGAACGTTGCTTCGTGCCAAGATTGAGGTATAATTAGCCCATCGATATATCCGCCTGTGCAATAGTTGGAAGCCAATCCTCCCATACTTTGCGTATCGTGTTTTGCTGTTGCACATACGACTCGACGGTAGATAGGAGCGATTCCTGCGATGCTACACTGATATTCGCGCCGGGCGTTGCGCGaattgcgtcgcgcgtcttggcaaATACAGCGCGTAGCTCCGTCGCCTCCTGCGCAAGTCGTGCGAGCAGTTCTGGTGGTACGTGGTTGTAGCGTGCGCCTGTTTGCTCAATATTTGGTGCCCACATATCCATatcctcgtcgtccgcaactgcgccaagcgcaaggctCGTGGATTGTGGCGCACTTTCCCATACATGTTCTGCCGGTGCTGTTTCTGTGGTTTCCAACTCATTCTTAGGCACCTCTGTCTGCTGTACCTCTTGTAGTATCTGTGCAATACGCCTAATGCGTGGAAGGATGCTTGCAAGTAGCGCTGGATCCGTTACCTGTATTGTAGCAGCATCCTCTGTTTCCTTGGTCGTCATAGCATGAAATGGACGGAAATGTGGAGCAGGGCGATTTTCCACAACGACAACAGTAACCTAGGGGCGGGCCGATGTGCAAAATGAAACTTCGATATTCCCTATTCGAACAAATTGAGCTATGCTGTCCAGACTCCAAAACAATTACGAAACATGGTTATGCGCAAGAACGGGCCGCTCCAATAGATTACTCGCAACATACCAAGCTTGTgtgagctgcgcaacagcTTGCGACCATTCCGCAGTTGTATTCGGATGCCGCGTTGCTCCCGTGGTCAATGCATACTCCATAATCCTTGGCTGCAACGCCTGGAGGTTCACGAGCAAGTCACTCcattgctgcgcaaaaCTCACGGCCTCTTCTGGCGTTACAGGTGCGAGGGAAGCCGGCGTAGACATGATGGGGTATGTGCTTGCCGAAGCTGGGTCCAGTTCATGGGCATGTGGGtcttcttgcgctgcatcttgGCCAGCAAGATCGGGAGAAACGGGGCTATGTCCACCAAGCTGAAGACGCAAGCGGTGCGTATTCGCATCTTGTACCGAGCCATGGTCCAGTTTCTGCTTCACTTCCCCATGCTTCGAGACGCAATGTCTGTCATGCGAGCTTCTGAAGCGCTTAATAATGTTGTACACGTCCATACGGGTGATCTGCACACCTGGTGGAATAAACGAAGTATTCGACGATGGTGCGCTTTCCGCGTTCTTTTGGTGCTCATGGATCATTTGCACAATTTCCTTCTGGTCGTGCCCTTCCGCAACGCGATCCCTGATCCATTCACGCACATTATCCGGAATGCGGCTATTCGCCCAGTACTCGCGCGTGTTTACCGTGTGGCCCTGGTGCTGAAACCGACACACCAGCGTCACGGTATCGCTCCCGACCTCCTGCGTCGCAGTAAAGGAAGCAGGGCACCCAATTTTGAtcgatgcacgccgcgatCTCCGCTTTCCAGGCGCAAGATCCGGGTTCCGTCTGTCGCGTGGTTTGCCGGAATGGTCGCATACGTAATGTTTCCGCCATGCATAGCGACGTCCATGCGGTAGCGCGCCATTATACCGCGTCGATGAGACGCGCCATTGTACGGTGCGTTTCAGCACAGAGACGCACTCGTCAAATAGCGACGCCGGCACCTGCGTTGTAAATGGCTTCTCCACAGGCACATTGAGCAGGAATTGAGTCGGGTCTGTCACGTATTGGGCCATTTGTGCGACAGAGTTAGCCTCGTCATGTAATGCATCCGAGGACAAATGGGCAGAGTGCGCTACTTGCGAGTAGATTTCGtcatcgtcgcgcaccgacGGATGGATCGCCTCCATCGGGGGCGgaggtgcaggcgctccACTAGGCTCGTTCATCCTTCTGCAAGCGGCAGGAAAcaagcagcggcatgcGACGGGGAAATAAAACAAACGAAACACACCTCCATTACAGTGGTGTttgcgtgctgcgcacgttGCGGTGCGTCATGGCGGACGTTGAGTTATTGAAGTCAAAATTTGGTGTGTAGGGCCTGGCACTGACCGTAGAGTACCACCCTGACTGGCCGAAGCAGGGGATTTTGTTCTGCGACATATTCCCCGCGCTGCGTGACCCTATTGCGTTTGAGATGTTGATCACCAATATTATGTCACACATTTTTACGGTCACGCTCCCGCGCCTCGCCGAAAGCTCGAAGCAGACACGGATCAACTACGTGGTCGGCTTGGATGCACGGGGTTTTCTGTTTGGTCCGATTATCGCtcagcgcctcggcgcgggcTTTGTGCCGATTCGCAAGCGTGGAAAGCTGCCCGGCgactgtgccgctgcgacGTATGCCAAAGAGTACGGTGAGGATTTGTTTGAGATGCAGAAGAATGCGATTCCACCGCACTCCAATGTGCTCATTGTCGACGACTTGATTGCTACCGGAGGCtctgccgccgcggctgGCGAACTGGTGCGCCAAGTACAGGCAAATACTGTCGAGTACATCTTTGTCGTCTCGATCCCCTTTCTCAAAGGCGCCGAGAAGCTTGATGCACCAGAGTACCACCTTGTAGAAATGGATTAGGAAGCTATATGCTTACTGGCAACGGTGCTGCATATAATATCGTTCACGAGTGGGCCTGTGTCCTGCCCATTCTGCAGTGCTTGGTATACGGGTGAATCTTGTAGCTTGTACATCATTTTAATTTCCTTCCAGTTGGGCTCTGGCGGCGGTAGCAGTGTTGATGCGCTGTGTGGATCGAGCGCCAGGGAGATGCCCTGTGTGCGCAAATCGCCGTCGACAAGCGcctccatcgcgcgcacaatCGTCTGTAACTCTTTCCCTTCTGGCGCAGATGCGCAGACATGCACAAGCAGAAGCGTCTTGGTCGCACCGCTGACcccaaagcggcgcaatgcatcgGCGATATTGTTATTCGGATTCAGTGTCCAGAGGATCTCGGAATGGATCGACGGTGTCTTGAGCCCCATAACACCTCCATCACGCGCATTTATGCGCAAAGAGGCAACAATGGCCTCTACACAGGCAGTATGAATTTGATGCTTGCTCACGAGGCACCGTGCATCCAGGAATGCATAGTCCATTTTCTGCCGCGCCTCGGAATGCTCCGGCGTCTTTGATGCGGAAATCAGCGCTTCCCGCAACGCCTCTCCATTTTTGACATTCTCAAACTGAGCAATATGTATGCACCGGTACGGCCCAGGGAAGGTAGCCGGCAGGCACAGCGTCtccatcgccgctgccacgccgcggcacgcgcggacGTGTATAATCACGTGATATGCAGTGGGTCCGTCGTGCGGAAGTGTGTGTGACACGTTGAGCGCGAAGTGCGAGGAACtcaagaggcgcgcacaAAAGTTTTAAAAAACGTCTTCCCAGCGTGTGCATAAACTATGCCGAGTGCACAGCTGCCTGGGCAGACGTCCATGAATACGGGCCAACCTGGATCACCGGCGCTGACATCTGGTTCCCCAGCACCGGCACAGCGCCCGGCCGCTGCAACGGGGCAAGGAATGCAGCCATATACCCAAGTCCGACTTTCGGGCCAGTACAATAACCCCATTGTGACGGTGAACAGGAACGTGCTTGCGAACACACCTACGAATTCCGACCCGTCGCCTGTGCCCGACCCTcgggcagcagcggcgccgcggcaaaacCCACCGTTCATCATCTCCAATAGccttgctgctgcatcgGGCCTCAATGCCAACATGCGGCGCCCCTCGTTGGCGACATCCCGTGCTGCaccggcgctgcaggcgcgtTTACCGCCACACAAGGATCTGGTTGAGGAAGATAAAGAACTttctgcacagcgcgcacgaACAAAGCAGCGGTACGTCTTTCAAAAAAAACTTACCTCAGGATGGACGACGCATTGTCCAGCGACCACGACAAATGTTTGCGACCAGCTGTGGATACGCCGTTTGCATCTGCAGAGGATGTCGTGGACCGCTTATTGCCGTATCATGTCTGGTTGCTACCGGAGAAGGATTTGTTGCTCGGAATGCAAGGTAAACTGATTTCACGGCCCGCCGAAGCATGCGATGAGGATGCGGCGTGCACATTTGCCGTTCCTTACAAGCGTGCGAAATATGCAAATTCTGCGCAAGATACCCTGCTTACCCTACCGCCGTTCCCTAGCGTGTCTTCCACACTGTACTTGTACGAGCGACGTGCAAAGCTTGTGCATGGCTGCAAGGCAATCAAAACAAAAGCAGATACGACGTACATGCGTGCGCCTGAAATGCTTGTATCGCAGGAGCAGCTGGAACGTACACTGTACGAGGACGAAATGCGCGACTTTCAGGATCTCTCCAATGAattgcgccgtgcgcgtgcgcagcttgaaGAAATTGAGCGACAGCGGAATTGGCGCTTTGGCGTTCccgccgcggcgtcttTGTCTATCCCAACACGCGACTGGGCGACCTCATGGAATGCAAAGCGCTTCGtgtcgccgagcacgccCGATATTAGCCGCCGCTTAGAAAGCCTATATCCATCGCAAGGCTATGGTGCAAATGCGCCCATCACGCGACCATTCAGTGTTGCTTCCAGCTCGCCTCGGCCTTCTggaaatgcgccgcttcctgcGTTGACGCACGCTCTGGTATCCCATCTTGCCGGCCTCACATCTGGCGGTGTGCGTGCGTTGCAGTCTGCTGGCTCGGCCAACGTGCCTTCGCCGCCATCGTCAAGCGCAATTCCGCTGGTGACACCTAAAGAAGATGGGTCACAGACGTCGGTCCCGACGCAGCCTCTTCCTTTGGTCGTTCCTGTAGCTGCCGTGCCGAGGCTCACCGCACTTGGCATCCATCTCGTGCCTGCTACGCACCTCATTCCTGCATTATCTTTGGCCAGTGCAGGCCAATCAGTTGCGATGAATCCAGGGCttaccgcgccgcgtcccaTCGTCGGCGTGCAAAACGAACCTGTGCTGTTGGTCGGTATCACCGATGCACACAACCCAGGCATGAATCCTAGCTCTCGCCAGCGCTTACATTTGAGTGTCGTGCTTGCGAAACTGCGGCCCGAGCAGCTGAGTGGACTTGCGACGCTGATGCAGGCACTGCAAGCGGAGGAAGaggcgccagcgccgacaCAGCCCGATAGGGGAGATACAGTGTAATGCATATGCTGGTCTAGGCACCGTCTGCGCTTTAGATATGCACTTGTACGCAGAATATACTAGCTCCGATGCCCATGGTCGCGAATCGTCTTATCTACAAAGATGATACAAAAAAATCGCTACGAAGGAATGTATGGTGCCTTCTCTtgttgtgctgcgcggcgcgccgccatgcTCCGCTCGTTTTGTGCGCTGGGCATTGCATGGGGCACAAGCGCTGTAGGATCGACAAGCCCCGCATTCTGCGCGGGCGGCTGTGGGGCGTTGGGCAAGAACCAGTtcgatgcttgcgcgcccATCGCATAGCTCGGCGTCTGTGTACCACTGCTTGTATACTGCTCAGGCTGCAGTGGCGCATATGTGGTGGCCTGCGCGTCGTGTGGAACAACGGCTGAAGCGGCATGCGCCCCATGCCCTGCATAGTTCATGGCATGGTACTCTCCGGGCTGCATGAGGTGAGTGGCGGACTCGGTAGGGAAGGTAGGATCGCCGTACACTTCATGGGTGCTTGGGTACGTTTGGCCGTAAGACGTATTGCCAAACGAGGTGTTTGGTGTATCAAACGATGAAGACTTCTGCGGGTCATAGCCGTAGAATGCAGGCACAGGCTGTTGATAGCTGTGCATGGGGATCGCCTCCTGCGGAGGTGCCGGCTGTGTAGGGTATGGAGCGGCAAACATGCGGTCGTACTGCGAGCGGCGGTGGTGCTTGGGCTTACGTCCCATCTTACCgtcgcagcagcagcttgtgCCCA
This is a stretch of genomic DNA from Malassezia vespertilionis chromosome 1, complete sequence. It encodes these proteins:
- the APT1 gene encoding adenine phosphoribosyltransferase (BUSCO:EOG09264SSI; COG:F; EggNog:ENOG503NUHG), translated to MADVELLKSKFEYHPDWPKQGILFCDIFPALRDPIAFEMLITNIMSHIFTVTLPRLAESSKQTRINYVVGLDARGFLFGPIIAQRLGAGFVPIRKRGKLPGDCAAATYAKEYGEDLFEMQKNAIPPHSNVLIVDDLIATGGSAAAAGELVRQVQANTVEYIFVVSIPFLKGAEKLDAPEYHLVEMD
- a CDS encoding uncharacterized protein (TransMembrane:4 (n5-18c22/23o32-50i84-109o115-142i154-175o); EggNog:ENOG503Q512; COG:S), with the translated sequence MRWGAAIGVLLSLAGVILLGLATFCVPYNNNMWLFAIHGFVEVHCGVLGYSKGGDPSDHKLGYDIGADAALGVNTGSYFKPLTYAFVLFPIGFGISILSTLLGLISMFLPFFFGWLASLCAFLAMLVTVAGFAIVIALYFFVKNDLSQMVTIGFGSAFWVAIAGTIVLLLASFFLGTSCCCDGKMGRKPKHHRRSQYDRMFAAPYPTQPAPPQEAIPMHSYQQPVPAFYGYDPQKSSSFDTPNTSFGNTSYGQTYPSTHEVYGDPTFPTESATHLMQPGEYHAMNYAGHGAHAASAVVPHDAQATTYAPLQPEQYTSSGTQTPSYAMGAQASNWFLPNAPQPPAQNAGLVDPTALVPHAMPSAQNERSMAARRAAQQEKAPYIPS
- a CDS encoding uncharacterized protein (EggNog:ENOG503P6WE; COG:S), whose amino-acid sequence is MPSAQLPGQTSMNTGQPGSPALTSGSPAPAQRPAAATGQGMQPYTQVRLSGQYNNPIVTVNRNVLANTPTNSDPSPVPDPRAAAAPRQNPPFIISNSLAAASGLNANMRRPSLATSRAAPALQARLPPHKDLVEEDKELSAQRARTKQRMDDALSSDHDKCLRPAVDTPFASAEDVVDRLLPYHVWLLPEKDLLLGMQGKLISRPAEACDEDAACTFAVPYKRAKYANSAQDTLLTLPPFPSVSSTLYLYERRAKLVHGCKAIKTKADTTYMRAPEMLVSQEQLERTLYEDEMRDFQDLSNELRRARAQLEEIERQRNWRFGVPAAASLSIPTRDWATSWNAKRFVSPSTPDISRRLESLYPSQGYGANAPITRPFSVASSSPRPSGNAPLPALTHALVSHLAGLTSGGVRALQSAGSANVPSPPSSSAIPLVTPKEDGSQTSVPTQPLPLVVPVAAVPRLTALGIHLVPATHLIPALSLASAGQSVAMNPGLTAPRPIVGVQNEPVLLVGITDAHNPGMNPSSRQRLHLSVVLAKLRPEQLSGLATLMQALQAEEEAPAPTQPDRGDTV
- a CDS encoding uncharacterized protein (EggNog:ENOG503P3KH; COG:K) — encoded protein: METLCLPATFPGPYRCIHIAQFENVKNGEALREALISASKTPEHSEARQKMDYAFLDARCLVSKHQIHTACVEAIVASLRINARDGGVMGLKTPSIHSEILWTLNPNNNIADALRRFGVSGATKTLLLVHVCASAPEGKELQTIVRAMEALVDGDLRTQGISLALDPHSASTLLPPPEPNWKEIKMMYKLQDSPAHS
- a CDS encoding uncharacterized protein (COG:E; EggNog:ENOG503NXCF); its protein translation is MQSLLRGPTRVFGQHIRMLTTIPKLDPVRVRRSLLYVPGSSEKMVIKSKHLHPDTLVFDLEDSVAGHRKSAARRIVFQALQDAPERSPELCVRINPPSEDQSLAASDLDVIMQSGRLQAILIPKVESAEDVVFVVNKISESKPAYVPPLAVIVSVESAHSLCNLPEIIAASQKHIETHLSDGIVKIAAVLFASEDYCATTGVKRTLSRKGLWYPRAAMVTTAKGMGLEAIDMVCIDYKKQEYLLEECEEGAEFGFDGKQAIHPAQIATINAVFSPTKQGMRKDALTVEIEQAKAIHLAYTEAVEHQNKGATTLTHENREIMIDAPMVQQARRTLLRAKIEV
- a CDS encoding uncharacterized protein (EggNog:ENOG503PGYX), whose amino-acid sequence is MNEPSGAPAPPPPMEAIHPSVRDDDEIYSQVAHSAHLSSDALHDEANSVAQMAQYVTDPTQFLLNVPVEKPFTTQVPASLFDECVSVLKRTVQWRVSSTRYNGALPHGRRYAWRKHYVCDHSGKPRDRRNPDLAPGKRRSRRASIKIGCPASFTATQEVGSDTVTLVCRFQHQGHTVNTREYWANSRIPDNVREWIRDRVAEGHDQKEIVQMIHEHQKNAESAPSSNTSFIPPGVQITRMDVYNIIKRFRSSHDRHCVSKHGEVKQKLDHGSVQDANTHRLRLQLGGHSPVSPDLAGQDAAQEDPHAHELDPASASTYPIMSTPASLAPVTPEEAVSFAQQWSDLLVNLQALQPRIMEYALTTGATRHPNTTAEWSQAVAQLTQAWYVASNLLERPVLAHNHVS